The Helianthus annuus cultivar XRQ/B chromosome 16, HanXRQr2.0-SUNRISE, whole genome shotgun sequence genome includes a window with the following:
- the LOC110918793 gene encoding uncharacterized protein LOC110918793 isoform X1, with translation MSSKTSGRTPNKITHTLVAKTMKKQTNGGRLFKLNFLAYWNTLFVEITKSTTVKQSFLLAIDKEEDISKLDWCSFVLESLKRTRQGWKKLDSQYNEPVAFLTLLYSHYFNSRHKIFDEVVKLPVIKYITSGMIDDVEEYLYNNGPLNVEDCDEVDKDEETHDNRQDQQHVTASDINKDDHQNEETPTTPFKIINQQTSTVFTDLFADNIPLHEAAAVQENLTAFDTSAQPRTNTDDYTIPPVDTTQIYTRRNLAGEDSIDEGYIPSTTDWFEGWNPSEHISDLNLEEMGIGTQTQKELDYCNTPLQLTGVIYDHAAWEASNKNKKLLLKTMDKNINKYISLVTEMNNLVKDVKEKCFWNPEIMRMCKRWDDAVKNTVATRTDQVSSGGDEAIQNKVGEGGDTIEELGGDGDATVEDENTGKTKRCHDVDNMTYDDGGISDSCLAALQTIEPGVYKQTTEVTQADVVHQMDQAVNLAECSQQKAQSGKEMPPTTSAPLKKLMK, from the exons ATGAGTTCAAAAACCAGTGGCCGGACACCAAACAAAATCACTCATACATTAGTTGCAAAAACaatgaaaaaacaaacaaatggCGGCAGATTGTTCAAGTTAAATTTTCTAGCCTACTGGAACACTTTGTTTGTAGAGATAACAAagtcaacaacggttaaacaaagTTTTCTACTTGCCATTGACAAAGAGGAAGACATTTCAAAGCTGGATTGGTGCTCCTTTGTTTTAGAATCTCTCAAACGAACTAGACAAGGTTGGAAAAAACTGGACTCACAATACAATGAACCAGTTGCATTTCTAACG CTTCTATACAGCCATTATTTCAACTCCAGgcacaaaatttttgatgaagTTGTCAAACTGCCCGTCATAAAGTATATAACATCGGGTATGATCGACGACGTGGAAGAATATTTATACAACAATGGGCCGCTGAatgttgaagattgtgatgaagtTGACAAAGATGAAGAAACGCATGACAATCGCCAAGATCAACAACATGTGACTGCCTCGGACATCAATAAGGATGATCATCAAAATGAAGAGACTCCAACAACGCCATTCAAAATCATCAATCAACAAACTTCAACGGTATTCACGGACCTGTTCGCTGACAACATCCCATTACACGAGGCAGCTGCAGTACAAGAAAACCTCACCGCATTCGATACTTCAGCTCAGCCTAGGACAAATACGGATGACTACACAATACCACCAGTGGATACCACACAGATCTACACAAGAAGAAACCTGGCTGGTGAAGATTCGATTGACGAAGGTTACATACCATCAACTACCGATTGGTTTGAGGGCTGGAATCCTAGTGAACATATTTCAGATTTGAACCTAGAAGAAATGGGCATAGGGACACAAACGCAAAAAGAGCTTGACTACTGCAACACTCCGCTTCAACTAACCGGGGTGATCTATGATCACGCTGCGTGGGAAGCCTCAAACAAAAATAAGAAG CTGTTGTTGAAAACAATGGACAAGAATATAAATAAATACATTTCGCTCGTTACGGAAATGAATAATCTCGTTAAGGACGTAAAGGAAAAGTGTTTCTGGAATCCAGAAATAATGAGAATGTGTAAAAGATGGGATGATGCGGTTAAAAATACGGTGGCGACGAGAACTGATCAAGTAAGCTCTGGAGGTGATGAGGCGATTCAAAACAAAGTTGGAGAGGGTGGCGATACAATTGAAGAGTTAGGAGGGGATGGAGATGCAACCGTGGAAGATGAAAACACAGGaaaaacaaaaa GATGTCATGATGTTGATAATATGACATATGACGATGGGGGTATTTCAGACTCATGTCTGGCTGCATTACAAACCATCGAACCAGGTGTATACAAGCAGACGACAGAAG TGACACAAGCAGATGTGGTACACCAAATGGACCAAGCTGTAAATTTAGCAGAGTGCAGCCAGCAAAAAGCACAAAGTGGTAAAGAAATGCCTCCGACCACATCCGCTCCGCTGAAGAAACTGATGAAGTGA
- the LOC110918793 gene encoding uncharacterized protein LOC110918793 isoform X2, which yields MIDDVEEYLYNNGPLNVEDCDEVDKDEETHDNRQDQQHVTASDINKDDHQNEETPTTPFKIINQQTSTVFTDLFADNIPLHEAAAVQENLTAFDTSAQPRTNTDDYTIPPVDTTQIYTRRNLAGEDSIDEGYIPSTTDWFEGWNPSEHISDLNLEEMGIGTQTQKELDYCNTPLQLTGVIYDHAAWEASNKNKKLLLKTMDKNINKYISLVTEMNNLVKDVKEKCFWNPEIMRMCKRWDDAVKNTVATRTDQVSSGGDEAIQNKVGEGGDTIEELGGDGDATVEDENTGKTKRCHDVDNMTYDDGGISDSCLAALQTIEPGVYKQTTEVTQADVVHQMDQAVNLAECSQQKAQSGKEMPPTTSAPLKKLMK from the exons ATGATCGACGACGTGGAAGAATATTTATACAACAATGGGCCGCTGAatgttgaagattgtgatgaagtTGACAAAGATGAAGAAACGCATGACAATCGCCAAGATCAACAACATGTGACTGCCTCGGACATCAATAAGGATGATCATCAAAATGAAGAGACTCCAACAACGCCATTCAAAATCATCAATCAACAAACTTCAACGGTATTCACGGACCTGTTCGCTGACAACATCCCATTACACGAGGCAGCTGCAGTACAAGAAAACCTCACCGCATTCGATACTTCAGCTCAGCCTAGGACAAATACGGATGACTACACAATACCACCAGTGGATACCACACAGATCTACACAAGAAGAAACCTGGCTGGTGAAGATTCGATTGACGAAGGTTACATACCATCAACTACCGATTGGTTTGAGGGCTGGAATCCTAGTGAACATATTTCAGATTTGAACCTAGAAGAAATGGGCATAGGGACACAAACGCAAAAAGAGCTTGACTACTGCAACACTCCGCTTCAACTAACCGGGGTGATCTATGATCACGCTGCGTGGGAAGCCTCAAACAAAAATAAGAAG CTGTTGTTGAAAACAATGGACAAGAATATAAATAAATACATTTCGCTCGTTACGGAAATGAATAATCTCGTTAAGGACGTAAAGGAAAAGTGTTTCTGGAATCCAGAAATAATGAGAATGTGTAAAAGATGGGATGATGCGGTTAAAAATACGGTGGCGACGAGAACTGATCAAGTAAGCTCTGGAGGTGATGAGGCGATTCAAAACAAAGTTGGAGAGGGTGGCGATACAATTGAAGAGTTAGGAGGGGATGGAGATGCAACCGTGGAAGATGAAAACACAGGaaaaacaaaaa GATGTCATGATGTTGATAATATGACATATGACGATGGGGGTATTTCAGACTCATGTCTGGCTGCATTACAAACCATCGAACCAGGTGTATACAAGCAGACGACAGAAG TGACACAAGCAGATGTGGTACACCAAATGGACCAAGCTGTAAATTTAGCAGAGTGCAGCCAGCAAAAAGCACAAAGTGGTAAAGAAATGCCTCCGACCACATCCGCTCCGCTGAAGAAACTGATGAAGTGA